Proteins from one Piscinibacter lacus genomic window:
- a CDS encoding sensor histidine kinase produces the protein MTPVPPPVSPPEALSPAPPWPAAAELPPARPRAWRRALPWVVLVALLGIAQTLLIVLSLEAESTRLQEESDRTAVAVAADLRLRFGRHQQALQGLSWAESPAAEAASALARGLLRERRDMLRIELRDAQLELRLTLESPFRGPLFAPAGGERMSEGLLPRAQLDLELQLACTSARRLMLPRWSRSYFVPQPGGLGLEVVDLCMPLIGPQDAGGYVVATVALGLAIEEAVPPAILRSHELALVEGDGTRLVRVGGPRGAGVYLAERLLDLPGLGLALRVDTDRRGPPLIPNLSTGLVVGLSLALAAVVALLVRDVRRRAAAEQRLAEELALRRAMEDSLVTGLRARDLLGRITYVNPAFCAMVGFPPHELVGQLHPPYWPPEQRALYEARWSERLTGQLPPREGFETLFMRADGERFPVLVFEAPLVDAQGRQAGWMSAVLDVSAQRRAEELARQQQDKLQTAARLATVGEIATLLSHELNQPLAAIASYATGSLNLLGGPPPAEPPATPQAGMEPPDAPTFAMIREAVQRIAEQAERAGRVIKGVHDVVRRREQPREALPAALLFEAVLPLVQLQARRSGTRVALDLPRSRPEVRCDRTMIEQVLLNLTRNAVHAMEAATPPEQRELTLRVREEAATVRFEVVDRGPGIPDEVAAQLFTPFFTTKAEGMGLGLNFCRTVIEQHGGTLRHAPAPVAGAGPRAAPGLRGSCFSFTLPRVAAPESSPP, from the coding sequence ATGACGCCCGTCCCGCCCCCAGTCTCCCCGCCCGAGGCCCTGTCGCCGGCCCCGCCCTGGCCCGCGGCCGCCGAGCTGCCCCCAGCCCGCCCGCGCGCCTGGCGCCGGGCCCTGCCCTGGGTGGTGCTGGTCGCCCTGCTGGGCATCGCCCAGACCCTGCTGATCGTGCTGAGCCTGGAGGCCGAAAGCACCCGGCTGCAAGAGGAATCCGATCGCACCGCGGTCGCCGTGGCGGCCGACCTGCGGCTGCGTTTCGGCCGCCACCAGCAGGCGCTGCAGGGCCTGTCCTGGGCCGAATCCCCGGCGGCCGAGGCCGCCAGCGCCCTGGCCCGGGGCCTGCTGCGCGAGCGTCGCGACATGCTGCGCATCGAGCTGCGCGATGCCCAGCTCGAGCTGCGCCTGACGCTGGAGAGCCCCTTCCGCGGCCCGCTCTTCGCCCCGGCCGGCGGCGAGCGCATGAGCGAGGGCCTGCTGCCGCGCGCCCAGCTCGACCTGGAACTGCAACTGGCCTGCACCAGTGCGCGCCGGCTGATGCTGCCGCGCTGGTCGCGCAGCTACTTCGTGCCCCAGCCCGGCGGCCTGGGGCTGGAGGTGGTCGACCTCTGCATGCCGCTGATCGGCCCGCAGGATGCGGGCGGCTATGTCGTCGCCACCGTCGCGCTCGGCCTGGCCATCGAGGAGGCGGTGCCGCCGGCCATCCTGCGCAGCCACGAGCTGGCCCTGGTCGAAGGCGACGGCACCCGCCTGGTCCGCGTCGGCGGCCCGCGCGGGGCCGGCGTCTACTTGGCCGAGCGCCTGCTCGACCTGCCCGGCCTGGGCCTGGCGTTGCGGGTCGACACCGACCGCCGTGGCCCGCCGCTGATTCCCAATCTCTCGACCGGCCTGGTGGTCGGCCTGTCGCTGGCGCTGGCCGCCGTCGTGGCCCTGCTGGTGCGCGACGTGCGCCGCCGCGCCGCGGCCGAGCAGCGCCTGGCCGAGGAACTGGCCCTGCGCCGCGCGATGGAGGATTCGCTCGTCACCGGCCTGCGCGCCCGCGACCTGCTGGGCCGCATCACCTATGTGAACCCGGCCTTCTGCGCGATGGTCGGCTTCCCGCCGCACGAGCTGGTCGGCCAGCTTCATCCGCCCTACTGGCCGCCCGAGCAGCGCGCGCTCTACGAGGCCCGCTGGAGCGAGCGCCTCACCGGCCAACTGCCGCCGCGCGAGGGCTTCGAGACCCTGTTCATGCGCGCCGATGGCGAACGCTTCCCGGTGCTGGTCTTCGAGGCGCCGCTGGTCGATGCCCAGGGCCGCCAGGCCGGCTGGATGAGCGCGGTGCTCGACGTCTCGGCCCAGCGCCGCGCCGAGGAGCTGGCCCGCCAGCAGCAGGACAAGCTTCAGACGGCGGCCCGCCTCGCCACCGTCGGCGAAATCGCCACCCTGCTCAGCCATGAGCTGAACCAGCCGCTGGCGGCCATCGCCAGCTACGCCACCGGTTCGCTCAACCTGCTGGGCGGGCCGCCGCCGGCCGAGCCGCCCGCGACACCGCAGGCCGGCATGGAGCCGCCGGATGCGCCCACCTTCGCCATGATCCGCGAGGCCGTGCAGCGCATCGCTGAGCAGGCCGAGCGCGCCGGCCGCGTCATCAAGGGCGTGCATGACGTGGTGCGCCGGCGCGAGCAGCCGCGCGAGGCCCTGCCCGCCGCCCTGCTCTTCGAGGCCGTGCTGCCCCTGGTCCAGTTGCAGGCGCGGCGCAGCGGCACCCGCGTCGCGCTCGACCTGCCGCGCAGCCGGCCCGAGGTGCGCTGCGACCGCACGATGATCGAGCAGGTGCTGCTCAACCTGACCCGCAATGCCGTGCATGCGATGGAAGCCGCCACCCCGCCCGAGCAGCGCGAGCTGACCCTGCGCGTGCGCGAGGAGGCCGCGACCGTGCGCTTCGAGGTCGTCGACCGCGGGCCGGGCATTCCGGACGAGGTCGCGGCCCAGCTCTTCACCCCCTTCTTCACCACCAAGGCCGAGGGCATGGGCCTGGGTCTGAACTTCTGCCGCACCGTCATCGAGCAGCACGGCGGCACGCTGCGCCATGCCCCGGCGCCGGTGGCCGGCGCCGGGCCGCGGGCCGCCCCGGGCTTGCGCGGCAGCTGTTTCTCGTTCACGCTGCCGCGCGTTGCGGCGCCGGAATCCTCCCCGCCATGA
- a CDS encoding response regulator transcription factor, which yields MRSPSPAAAAPITGLPVVHLVDDEPVVREALGWLLRTRRLLSEAHPSAEAFERMLLTRGDRAYADPACLLLDIRMPGLSGIELFDRLVARGVLPLMPVIFLTGHGDVPTAVAAIQRGAFDFVEKPFSDNALVDRIERALEASRSALEARQRRVQWAAREAELTEREREVMRLVVDGRPNKLIADALAISVRTVEVHRARVFDKLGVRSAVELANMLRESAAD from the coding sequence ATGCGCTCTCCCTCGCCCGCCGCGGCGGCGCCCATCACCGGCCTGCCGGTGGTCCATCTGGTCGACGACGAACCCGTGGTGCGCGAGGCCCTGGGCTGGCTGCTGCGCACCCGCCGTCTGCTGAGCGAGGCCCACCCCTCGGCCGAGGCCTTCGAGCGCATGCTGCTGACCCGCGGCGACCGGGCCTATGCCGACCCGGCCTGCCTGCTGCTCGACATCCGCATGCCGGGCCTCAGCGGCATCGAGCTTTTCGACCGCCTCGTCGCGCGCGGCGTGCTGCCGCTGATGCCGGTGATCTTCCTGACCGGCCACGGCGATGTGCCGACCGCGGTGGCCGCCATCCAGCGCGGCGCCTTCGACTTCGTCGAGAAGCCCTTTTCCGACAACGCCCTGGTCGACCGCATCGAACGCGCCCTGGAGGCCAGCCGCAGCGCGCTGGAAGCCCGCCAGCGCCGCGTGCAATGGGCCGCCCGCGAGGCCGAGCTGACCGAGCGCGAGCGCGAGGTCATGCGCCTGGTCGTCGATGGCCGGCCGAACAAGCTGATCGCCGATGCCCTGGCCATCAGCGTGCGGACGGTGGAAGTGCACCGCGCCCGCGTCTTCGACAAGCTCGGCGTGCGCTCGGCCGTCGAGCTGGCCAACATGCTGCGCGAGTCGGCTGCCGACTGA
- the thiL gene encoding thiamine-phosphate kinase, with protein sequence MSDAASSPPPGEFDLIARCFHRHRAPRPGVPLGPGDDCALLAPRPGMQLAVSTDMLVEGRHFLSTVAPEALGHKALAVNLSDLAACGATPLACTLALAMPRGDADWLGRFADGFYALADRHGIALAGGDMTAGPLNLSLTVIGEVPTGQALLRSGARVGDTLWVSGRLGDARLALEGFRGTVKLPGEVFDRVRLAMERPEPRVALGQALRGLASAALDLSDGLLGDVRHLLARSAEALGRPQPLGLRLDADALPRSAELAAQPLALQRLCTLAGGDDYELAFTAPAAAEAAVRAAAAQAGVAVTPVGRIEAETGLRCVDAAGLPVAADYLAFDHFRG encoded by the coding sequence ATGTCCGACGCCGCCTCCTCGCCGCCGCCCGGCGAGTTCGACCTCATCGCCCGCTGCTTCCACCGCCACCGTGCGCCGCGTCCCGGCGTGCCGCTGGGGCCGGGCGACGATTGCGCGCTGCTCGCGCCGCGGCCCGGCATGCAACTGGCCGTGTCCACCGACATGCTGGTCGAAGGCCGGCATTTCCTCTCCACCGTCGCGCCCGAGGCCCTGGGCCACAAGGCCCTGGCCGTCAACCTGAGCGACCTGGCCGCCTGCGGCGCCACCCCGCTGGCCTGCACCCTGGCCCTCGCCATGCCGCGCGGCGATGCCGACTGGCTGGGCCGCTTCGCCGACGGCTTCTATGCCCTGGCCGACCGTCACGGCATCGCCCTGGCCGGGGGCGACATGACCGCCGGCCCGCTGAACCTCAGCCTCACCGTGATCGGCGAGGTGCCCACCGGCCAGGCCCTGCTGCGCAGCGGCGCGCGGGTCGGCGACACGCTCTGGGTCAGCGGCCGGCTCGGCGATGCGCGGCTTGCGCTGGAGGGCTTCCGCGGCACGGTCAAGCTGCCGGGCGAGGTCTTCGACCGGGTCCGCCTCGCCATGGAGCGGCCCGAGCCGCGGGTCGCCCTCGGCCAGGCCCTGCGCGGCCTGGCCAGCGCGGCGCTGGACCTGTCCGACGGCCTGCTGGGCGATGTGCGCCACCTGCTGGCCCGCAGCGCCGAGGCCCTGGGCCGGCCGCAGCCGCTGGGCCTGCGGCTGGATGCCGATGCCCTGCCACGCAGCGCCGAGCTGGCCGCCCAGCCCCTGGCCCTGCAGCGCCTGTGCACCCTGGCCGGCGGCGACGACTACGAACTCGCCTTCACCGCCCCGGCCGCGGCCGAGGCGGCCGTGCGCGCAGCCGCCGCGCAGGCCGGCGTGGCCGTCACGCCGGTCGGCCGCATCGAGGCCGAGACCGGCCTGCGCTGCGTCGATGCCGCCGGCTTGCCGGTCGCGGCCGACTACCTCGCTTTCGACCACTTCCGCGGCTGA
- a CDS encoding OmpP1/FadL family transporter produces the protein MSTLRALLSPGLLALALAALPAAATNGYFAHGYGLKAKGMGGAATALAQDAFGGANNPASFAFVGARFDVGGDVFRPVRDAEREGALGLPLGLFQLDGASRSNRETFLIPEFGLSRPINERLGLGLTVYGNGGLNTAYPQGNYSCLLTGFSNNQLCGQGKLGVDLIQLVVAPSLAWRFSEKQAFGISLLLTAQQFQAEGLQAFDNTIPLFNFTSRKGKVTNRGKDRSYGVGLRVGYLGHFFDERLSVGAAYASRTHMSRFKKYEGLFAEQGDFDIPSNWSLGLALKLSPRWTLALDANRIRFSEVRSVGNPSASMALLGQDNGPGFGWRDIDVLKLGLIWQATPRLALRAGVNVGDNPIRGEDVTFNILAPGVVRKHFTLGFTQSLDDKSELTGAFMIAPRESVRGTSFFDRAFGLPGIGGEETIRMRQVSVGLAYGRSF, from the coding sequence ATGTCCACCCTCCGTGCCCTCCTCTCCCCCGGCCTGCTCGCGCTGGCCTTGGCCGCGCTGCCCGCCGCCGCCACCAACGGCTACTTCGCCCATGGCTACGGCCTGAAGGCCAAAGGCATGGGCGGCGCGGCCACCGCGCTGGCGCAGGACGCCTTCGGCGGCGCGAACAACCCGGCGTCCTTCGCCTTCGTCGGCGCGCGCTTCGATGTGGGTGGCGATGTCTTCCGCCCGGTCCGCGATGCCGAGCGCGAGGGCGCGCTCGGCCTGCCCCTCGGGCTCTTCCAGCTTGACGGCGCAAGCCGCAGCAACCGCGAGACCTTCCTGATCCCCGAGTTCGGCCTGAGCCGGCCGATCAACGAGCGCCTGGGCTTGGGCCTGACGGTCTATGGCAACGGCGGCCTCAACACCGCCTACCCCCAGGGCAACTACAGCTGCCTGCTGACCGGCTTCTCCAACAACCAGCTCTGCGGCCAGGGCAAGCTCGGCGTGGACCTGATCCAGCTTGTCGTCGCCCCGTCCCTGGCGTGGCGGTTCAGCGAGAAACAGGCTTTCGGGATCTCTCTGCTGCTGACGGCGCAGCAGTTTCAGGCCGAGGGCCTGCAGGCCTTCGACAACACCATTCCGCTCTTCAACTTCACCAGCCGCAAGGGCAAGGTCACCAACCGCGGCAAGGACCGCAGCTACGGCGTCGGCTTGCGGGTGGGCTACCTCGGCCACTTCTTCGACGAGCGCCTGAGCGTCGGCGCGGCCTATGCCAGCCGCACGCACATGAGCCGCTTCAAGAAGTACGAGGGCCTGTTCGCCGAGCAGGGCGATTTCGACATCCCGTCGAACTGGAGCCTGGGCCTTGCCCTCAAGCTCAGCCCGCGCTGGACCCTGGCGCTGGATGCCAACCGCATCCGCTTCAGCGAGGTCCGCTCGGTCGGCAACCCCAGCGCTTCGATGGCCCTGCTCGGCCAAGACAACGGCCCCGGCTTCGGCTGGCGTGACATCGACGTGCTCAAGCTCGGCCTCATCTGGCAGGCCACGCCCCGGCTGGCGCTGCGCGCGGGCGTCAACGTCGGCGACAACCCCATCCGCGGCGAGGACGTGACCTTCAACATCCTCGCGCCGGGCGTGGTCCGCAAGCACTTCACCCTGGGCTTCACCCAGAGCCTGGACGACAAGAGCGAGCTGACCGGCGCCTTCATGATCGCGCCGCGCGAATCGGTGCGCGGCACCTCCTTCTTCGACCGGGCCTTCGGCCTGCCCGGCATCGGTGGCGAGGAGACGATCCGCATGCGGCAGGTCT